In the genome of Saccharomonospora viridis DSM 43017, one region contains:
- a CDS encoding MATE family efflux transporter produces the protein MPQRVPAREVWRLAVPALGVLAAEPLYVLVDTAVVGHLGALPLAGLALGGTLLSLVSTQLTFLSYGTTARTARLHGAGRRADAVGEGVQATWLALAVGLAVLVVGQLVAEPVARLMSGDPAVAEQTVSWLRIALCGTPMILVTMAGNGWMRGVQDAARPLRYVLAGNALSAALCPVLVYPVGWGLEGSAVANVVAQTVSASLFIRALIREGVFRRPQPSVMWAQLRLGRDLVLRSLAFQACFLSATTVAARTSTEAVGAHQVVWQLWTFLALVLDSVAIAAQSLIGAALGAHDSRRARGIASQIVSYGLVFGCVLAVVFAAASPVLPGLFTTDAGVLAAIPYAWWFFVALQPVAGVVFALDGVLLGAGDATFLRNATLGSAVLGYLPLIWMSLAFGWGLAGIWTGLSLFMLLRMGFVVARWRSGGWAVVGAVRT, from the coding sequence ATGCCGCAACGTGTGCCCGCCCGTGAGGTGTGGCGACTCGCCGTTCCCGCGCTGGGTGTGCTGGCCGCCGAGCCGCTCTACGTTCTCGTGGACACCGCTGTGGTCGGCCACCTGGGTGCGTTGCCGTTGGCGGGACTCGCCCTCGGCGGCACGTTGTTGTCGCTGGTGTCCACGCAGTTGACTTTTCTGTCCTACGGGACCACCGCGCGCACGGCGCGTCTGCACGGCGCGGGTCGGCGTGCCGACGCCGTGGGAGAGGGCGTGCAGGCGACGTGGTTGGCGCTCGCCGTCGGGCTCGCGGTGTTGGTGGTGGGACAGCTCGTGGCCGAACCGGTCGCCCGACTGATGTCGGGTGATCCGGCTGTGGCGGAGCAGACGGTGTCGTGGCTACGCATCGCCCTGTGCGGTACGCCGATGATCCTCGTCACGATGGCGGGCAACGGCTGGATGCGCGGTGTCCAGGACGCCGCGCGCCCACTGCGGTACGTCCTCGCGGGCAACGCGTTGTCGGCCGCGCTGTGTCCCGTGCTCGTGTATCCGGTGGGCTGGGGACTCGAAGGGTCGGCCGTCGCCAACGTGGTCGCCCAGACCGTGTCGGCGAGCCTGTTCATCCGGGCGTTGATCCGCGAGGGTGTCTTCCGCCGGCCGCAGCCATCGGTGATGTGGGCGCAGTTGCGGCTCGGACGGGACCTCGTTCTGCGCAGCCTGGCGTTCCAGGCGTGTTTCCTGTCCGCGACGACCGTGGCGGCCCGCACCTCCACCGAGGCCGTCGGCGCTCACCAGGTGGTGTGGCAGCTGTGGACGTTCCTGGCGTTGGTGCTGGACTCGGTGGCCATCGCCGCGCAGTCGTTGATCGGTGCCGCCCTGGGTGCGCACGACTCCCGGCGCGCCCGAGGCATCGCCTCGCAGATCGTTTCCTACGGGCTCGTCTTCGGCTGTGTGCTCGCGGTGGTGTTCGCCGCCGCTTCCCCGGTGCTGCCGGGACTGTTCACCACCGATGCGGGCGTGCTCGCCGCCATCCCGTACGCATGGTGGTTCTTCGTCGCGCTGCAACCGGTCGCGGGAGTGGTGTTCGCGCTCGACGGTGTGCTCCTCGGCGCGGGCGATGCCACGTTCCTCCGCAACGCCACGCTCGGCAGCGCGGTGCTCGGTTATCTGCCGTTGATCTGGATGTCGTTGGCGTTCGGCTGGGGGCTCGCCGGCATCTGGACCGGACTGTCGCTGTTCATGCTGCTGCGGATGGGATTCGTGGTGGCCCGGTGGCGGTCGGGAGGCTGGGCCGTGGTGGGCGCCGTTCGGACGTGA
- a CDS encoding MFS transporter: protein MSSRPTTTTSSGSLRSWLIWLTAAFVYVLAVFHRTSLGVAGLDAAERFGVGSAALSAFTVLQVGVYAAMQVPTGLLVDRFGPRRVLLGALTFLGLGQVLLAVAHTYALALIARGVLGLGDALTFVSVLRLAANHFPGRQYMLVTALTGALGFVGNLAATLPLALLLAGPGWTPTFLIAGLVTLAFTVVVTLRVRDTPTSRTTAAPTASATEVLAQLRAALRIPGTRLGFWTHFTTPFGQNAMVLLWGVPFLVDGQGYSATVASSLLVVFVIGAMVGGPVLGGFVGRRPELRMPLVVGYLAATGVTWAVLLGWPGQLPVGVLIPAFAVLSLGGPFSMVGFALARDYNPLPRVGTATGIVNVGGFVATMVVSLLIGVLLEATGGNYRIAFLTMVVVLALGAWRIGVWWLRARAAVFAAEDRGESVPVRLRRHRWDTGHIVAERTSASV from the coding sequence TTGTCGTCCCGGCCTACCACGACCACGTCCTCCGGGTCCCTGAGGTCGTGGTTGATCTGGTTGACCGCGGCTTTCGTCTACGTTCTCGCGGTTTTCCACCGCACGTCACTCGGTGTGGCGGGCCTCGACGCCGCTGAGCGGTTCGGTGTCGGTTCCGCCGCGCTGTCCGCGTTCACCGTCCTCCAGGTCGGTGTCTACGCGGCCATGCAGGTTCCCACAGGATTACTGGTCGATCGATTCGGGCCGCGCCGGGTACTCCTCGGCGCGTTGACCTTCCTTGGGCTCGGGCAGGTGTTGCTCGCCGTGGCCCACACCTACGCTCTCGCGCTCATCGCGCGTGGTGTTCTCGGGCTCGGCGACGCGCTCACGTTCGTCTCCGTGCTACGGCTTGCGGCCAACCATTTCCCCGGCCGGCAGTACATGCTGGTCACCGCCCTGACCGGTGCGCTCGGTTTCGTCGGTAACCTCGCCGCCACCCTTCCACTGGCTCTGCTGCTCGCGGGGCCAGGCTGGACGCCCACCTTCCTGATCGCCGGATTGGTGACCCTGGCCTTCACCGTCGTGGTGACGTTGCGGGTGCGCGACACGCCCACCTCTCGGACGACGGCCGCCCCCACGGCATCGGCCACCGAGGTCCTTGCGCAACTACGGGCTGCGCTGCGGATCCCGGGGACCCGGCTCGGGTTCTGGACGCACTTCACCACACCGTTCGGCCAGAACGCCATGGTGCTGCTGTGGGGCGTGCCGTTTCTGGTGGACGGTCAGGGCTACTCGGCCACGGTGGCCAGTTCCCTGCTCGTGGTGTTCGTGATCGGCGCGATGGTCGGCGGGCCGGTGCTCGGGGGATTCGTCGGTCGCAGGCCCGAACTGCGGATGCCGTTGGTGGTGGGCTACCTCGCGGCCACCGGCGTCACGTGGGCGGTGCTGTTGGGATGGCCGGGACAGCTGCCCGTGGGGGTGCTGATCCCCGCGTTCGCCGTGCTGTCGCTCGGCGGCCCGTTCTCCATGGTCGGGTTCGCGTTGGCGCGGGATTACAACCCGCTGCCACGGGTCGGCACCGCCACCGGAATCGTCAACGTGGGTGGATTCGTGGCCACCATGGTGGTGTCCCTGCTGATCGGTGTTCTCCTGGAGGCCACGGGCGGTAACTACCGGATCGCGTTCCTGACGATGGTGGTCGTGCTCGCCCTCGGGGCCTGGCGGATCGGGGTGTGGTGGCTGCGAGCCCGTGCGGCCGTGTTCGCCGCCGAGGACAGGGGTGAGTCGGTACCCGTGCGGTTGCGCAGGCACCGCTGGGACACCGGCCACATCGTCGCGGAACGCACGTCGGCGTCGGTGTGA
- the truB gene encoding tRNA pseudouridine(55) synthase TruB has product MSAQAASSGLLIVDKPGGMTSHDVVAKVRRFLRTRKVGHAGTLDPMATGVLVLGVGRATKLLGHLALDRKAYLATIVLGAATTTDDAEGEVTSSADASGVRDSDIAAEIAALTGDILQKPSAVSAVKVDGKRAYARVRAGEEVDLPARPVTVHRFDVLATRREGQRVELDVMVDCSSGTYVRALARDLGSALGVGGHLAALRRTSVGPFTLAQARTLDEVERAPGLSLSLSEAVAAAFPRVDVAASAAHAIRHGQRIPAAGIDGTYGVFGPDGRVLALARDSGRVAKSVVVLDPA; this is encoded by the coding sequence GTGTCTGCCCAAGCCGCGTCCTCCGGATTGTTGATCGTCGACAAACCCGGCGGGATGACCTCGCACGACGTGGTCGCCAAGGTCCGCCGTTTCCTGCGTACCCGCAAGGTCGGGCACGCGGGGACGCTCGATCCGATGGCCACGGGGGTGCTCGTGCTGGGCGTGGGGCGTGCCACGAAACTGCTCGGACACCTGGCGTTGGATCGCAAGGCCTATCTCGCCACGATCGTCCTCGGCGCCGCCACCACCACCGACGACGCCGAGGGGGAGGTCACGTCGAGCGCCGACGCCTCCGGCGTGCGTGATTCCGACATCGCCGCCGAGATCGCGGCGTTGACGGGTGACATCCTGCAGAAGCCGAGCGCGGTGAGCGCGGTGAAGGTGGACGGCAAACGCGCCTACGCCCGCGTGCGGGCGGGGGAGGAGGTCGATCTCCCGGCCCGGCCCGTCACAGTGCATCGGTTCGACGTGCTCGCCACCCGACGGGAAGGGCAGCGGGTGGAGCTCGACGTGATGGTCGACTGTTCGTCGGGCACGTACGTGCGGGCGCTCGCACGTGATCTGGGTTCGGCGCTCGGGGTCGGTGGTCATCTCGCCGCGCTGCGGCGCACCTCGGTCGGACCGTTCACCCTGGCGCAGGCCCGCACCCTCGACGAGGTCGAGCGCGCGCCGGGGCTGTCGTTGAGTCTGAGCGAGGCCGTGGCGGCCGCGTTCCCCCGGGTCGACGTCGCCGCCTCCGCCGCGCACGCGATCCGGCACGGGCAGCGCATCCCCGCGGCCGGGATCGACGGCACCTACGGAGTGTTCGGCCCCGACGGTCGTGTGCTCGCGCTGGCGCGGGACAGTGGTCGGGTGGCCAAGTCCGTGGTCGTCCTCGACCCCGCCTGA
- a CDS encoding bifunctional riboflavin kinase/FAD synthetase, which produces MQRWRGVADLPGDWGRCVVTIGVFDGVHKGHQALISQTVRTARQRGLPSVVLTFDPHPAEVLRPGSHPAQLTTLTRKAELIEQLGVDVLAVLPFTPELSRLSPEEFVHEILVERLHAATVIVGENFRFGYKARGTVETLRELGKRFGFTAHEATLEGHSVSENGGSAEITYSSTYVRSCINAGDVVAAAEALGRPHRLEGIVVRGEGRGRELGFPTANLSLPAFSAVPADGVYACWFVRQGRDEEPLPAAVSVGTNPTFSGRERTVEAFVLDFDADLYGQQVALDFVARLRGQIAFDTTEELVRHIADDVARTRQILGR; this is translated from the coding sequence GTGCAGCGATGGCGTGGTGTGGCGGACCTTCCCGGTGATTGGGGCCGGTGCGTGGTCACGATCGGCGTGTTCGACGGCGTGCATAAGGGGCACCAGGCGTTGATCAGTCAGACGGTGAGGACGGCCCGGCAACGGGGCTTGCCCAGTGTGGTGCTCACCTTCGACCCGCATCCGGCGGAGGTCCTGCGCCCGGGGAGTCATCCCGCCCAGCTCACGACGCTGACTCGCAAGGCCGAGCTGATAGAGCAGCTCGGCGTCGACGTTCTCGCCGTGCTGCCGTTCACGCCGGAGTTGTCACGGCTGTCGCCCGAGGAGTTCGTCCACGAGATCCTCGTCGAACGGCTGCACGCCGCCACCGTCATCGTCGGGGAGAACTTCCGCTTCGGTTACAAGGCGAGGGGCACCGTGGAGACGTTGCGGGAGCTCGGCAAGCGGTTCGGATTCACCGCGCACGAGGCGACGCTGGAGGGCCACTCCGTGTCGGAGAACGGTGGCAGCGCCGAGATCACGTACTCGTCCACCTACGTGCGATCGTGCATCAATGCCGGTGACGTGGTGGCAGCGGCCGAGGCACTCGGCCGTCCGCACCGGCTGGAGGGCATCGTCGTGCGCGGCGAAGGTCGTGGCCGTGAACTCGGTTTCCCCACGGCGAACCTGTCCCTGCCGGCGTTCTCCGCCGTGCCCGCCGACGGGGTGTACGCATGCTGGTTCGTCCGCCAAGGGCGTGATGAGGAGCCGTTGCCGGCGGCCGTGTCCGTGGGGACCAACCCGACCTTCTCCGGTAGGGAACGGACCGTGGAAGCGTTCGTGCTCGACTTCGACGCCGACCTTTACGGACAGCAGGTGGCCCTCGACTTCGTGGCTCGGCTCAGGGGGCAGATCGCGTTCGACACCACCGAGGAACTCGTCAGGCACATAGCCGACGACGTGGCGCGCACGCGACAGATCCTGGGTCGGTGA
- a CDS encoding helix-turn-helix domain-containing protein gives MDDHKIVQRNIALQREWYGEPLGDRVRRLVVAFDVSQAYLAEVLGISAPMLSQVMSGRRAKIGNPVVLARLIMLERKVLTPEVAAGSKEAIRAALEDVKASRPTVNRDNFPVGVGPDETAVLAALREIAEEESLLEAAERLDADFPAIADLLRRAGKAQ, from the coding sequence GTGGATGACCACAAGATCGTCCAGCGGAACATCGCGTTGCAGCGTGAGTGGTACGGCGAACCGCTTGGTGATCGCGTACGGAGGCTTGTGGTCGCTTTCGACGTCTCGCAGGCGTATCTCGCCGAGGTCCTGGGTATCAGTGCGCCCATGTTGAGTCAGGTGATGAGCGGGCGGCGAGCGAAGATCGGCAACCCGGTCGTCCTGGCCCGGCTCATCATGCTCGAACGCAAGGTCCTGACGCCGGAGGTCGCAGCGGGCAGCAAGGAGGCCATCCGCGCGGCGTTGGAGGACGTCAAGGCTTCCCGTCCCACGGTGAACAGGGACAACTTCCCCGTCGGCGTCGGCCCCGACGAGACCGCCGTGCTCGCGGCACTGCGGGAGATCGCCGAGGAGGAGAGCCTGCTCGAAGCGGCGGAGCGGTTGGACGCGGACTTCCCCGCGATCGCCGACCTGCTTCGCAGAGCGGGGAAGGCCCAGTAG
- the thpR gene encoding RNA 2',3'-cyclic phosphodiesterase, with translation MSDPARLFTAVTPSAAAISALREELGRYPSGRGPLRWVEVPQWHITLGFYGMDDPGTRASWLKARLAGLRAPTVQLVGTGSFPGVLWVGVREHGLTEVADAIRPEDEKRPFRPHLTLARGRAFGTIERWRRLLAEFESPAWTATEVVLFRSDRAEDGRRAGPRYSVVERFPLDSPG, from the coding sequence GTGTCCGACCCGGCCCGGCTGTTCACCGCGGTGACGCCGTCCGCCGCGGCGATCTCGGCACTGCGCGAGGAGTTGGGTCGGTATCCCTCCGGACGCGGCCCGTTGCGCTGGGTCGAGGTCCCGCAGTGGCACATCACGCTCGGCTTCTACGGTATGGACGACCCCGGGACCAGGGCATCCTGGTTGAAGGCCCGCCTGGCCGGGCTGCGAGCACCCACGGTGCAGCTGGTGGGAACGGGCTCGTTTCCCGGAGTATTGTGGGTCGGGGTGCGCGAACACGGCCTGACCGAAGTGGCCGACGCGATCCGTCCGGAGGACGAGAAGCGCCCGTTCCGACCCCATCTGACGCTGGCGCGGGGCAGGGCGTTCGGCACCATCGAAAGGTGGCGGCGTCTGCTCGCCGAGTTCGAAAGCCCGGCGTGGACGGCGACCGAGGTGGTGTTGTTCCGCAGCGACCGGGCCGAGGACGGTCGTCGGGCCGGTCCCCGGTACAGCGTGGTCGAGCGGTTCCCGCTTGACTCGCCGGGATGA
- the rpsO gene encoding 30S ribosomal protein S15, translating into MALTAEEKKAILSEFGLHETDTGSPEAQVALLTKRITDLTEHLKVHKQDHHSRRGLLLLVGRRRRLLNYLMRVDIERYRSLIQRLGLRR; encoded by the coding sequence GTGGCTCTGACCGCGGAGGAGAAGAAAGCGATCCTGTCCGAGTTCGGTCTTCACGAGACCGACACGGGATCGCCCGAGGCGCAGGTGGCCCTGCTGACGAAGCGGATCACCGACCTCACCGAGCACCTCAAGGTGCACAAGCAGGACCACCATTCGCGTCGTGGTTTGTTGCTGCTGGTCGGCCGTCGTCGCCGACTGCTCAACTACCTCATGCGAGTGGACATCGAGCGGTATCGTTCGCTGATTCAGCGACTCGGCCTCCGCCGATGA